The Gloeobacter violaceus PCC 7421 DNA window GTCAACGACGCCGCCAAGCAAACCGGGGTGGCGGGCCGCTTCGATATCAGTCGTGACGGCCAGTATCTGGCACTCCTCTCTCTTCACGAAGGTGCCTCCCAATGTTCGCTTTTGAAGATTGTGGCTTTGACCCTTGATGAGGCGAGGGGCACGGGTATGCGCCCCTGGGACGCCCTCAAGTGGATGCTACGCCGCTCGATCTGCGTCGTCTCCCCTAAGGATGGCAAGGAAGTTTTGCTGCTCGGATTAAGCAGCTTTATCCGCACCAAGCTTGCTGCTCAAGTTCCTGGGATGGCGCGCGCTTCCTCTACCCGCTCATGAGACGGGTAGCCTGATGGGAAACAAAATTGGCTGGATTAAACCCCTGCTCAACCGCCTGCCTTTGCGCGGACATCTGGCCAGAGGAGGAATGTGGCTGCTGAGTGCCTTTTTCTTCGAAAGGGGCTCTCAGTTTCTCATGCAGCTGTTGCTGGCCCGGTTACTCTCGCCGAACGAATTCGGGTTGTGGGCAATGGTGCTGGTGCTTACCAACTTTTCACGGCTTTTTCGTGACGGGGCGGTAGGTTCAGTCCTGGTGCAGCGGGGGCTGGAGGACAAAAAGCTGGTCGATGCCGTCTACAGCCTTGGGGTGAACATTTCTTTCGGAATGTTCATTTTGCAGGCTCTGGCAGGGTTTCCGCTGTCGCTGTTTTTTGATCAACCCTTGCTGTGGCCGCTGACAGCTTTTCACGCGCTGGTGTTTTTGATTAACGCCGGCACTGGTGCCCACGACGCGGTCATGTTGCGTCAGCAGCGATTCAAGGATATAGCCATCAGCGACAGTGCAGCAGGGGCCTCCCGCCTGCTGGGCGCTGCCATCTGTGCACTGTGCGGAGGAGGTGTCTGGTCCTTTGCGGTGGCTGAAGTCGCTTACGCCTGCACCGATGCCGTCACCCGTAGGCGCATGAGTGGCTATCGTTTCGCTTATGCCTTTAAGCCCGATCCTGAGGCGCTCAAAGAAGTGCGGCGTTTTATTACCGGCATGCTTGGCATCAGCATGGCCGCCCAAGCCAACACCAGCGGCGACAATCTGGTCATCGGCCGCTTGCTTGGAGCCCAGGCGCTCGGCTACTACAACGTCGCCTACCAACTGGCGATGGTGCCGGTTTTTGCTGCAGCAAAGACCAACCGCGTCCATTTCTCGGCCCTCTCAAGAATGGAGCCTGCCGAGTGCCGGCCCTACGTGGTACGGGCCATCGAACAGTACGGTCTGATTGCCGCCCCGATCAACGCCCTTTCCTTTGTGCTGGCCCCCTGGCTGATTCCGTTTCTCTACGGAGCGGACTGGGTCGATGCAATCAAGGTCTTTCAACTGGTCCTGGTCTTTGCCTACGTGCGGGGGACGATGCAAATATTGGGCACTTCCCTGACCGCCGCCGGCAAACCGGGGATCAATGCCCGGATCAACTGGGCGTTGGTACCGCTTTCAATCCCGGCCTATCTTGCCGGTGCGTGGCTGGGAGGCATCCAGGGGGTGGCCCTGGCGGTGGCGGTGGTCATGGGGCCAGCTGCGTTGGTCTGGTTCTGGTTAGCCGTCTGCCGAACCAACGGCTGGCGTTTGGGCGACCTGGCAAGGCCTATTTTATTGCCGCCCGCAGTGGCTGTGCTTGCAGTCGCTTCCACCTGGCTAGTGACGTTGCCGATAGCCCTTGAGGCGTTAATGATGCTGGCGTTCTATCTCGTATCGGTGACGGGGTTACTCATCCGTCTGCCCAAATTGCGGGGCCAAGACAAAGCTTACATCCAACAAGATCTGGCCAACACTACCTCCAAGCATTAGAACTATGGAAACCCTTACTCGCAAGCCCGAGGTACGCAACCTCCAAATGCAGCAAGCCGTCAAGCGTCTGCTTGATTTAGCCGGTGCCGCACTAGGTTTGCTACTTTTTGCACCGATCTTCGCCTATATCGCCTTGCGAATCCGGCTCGATTCGCCTGGGCCGATCTTTTTTCGGCAGCAGCGCATGGGTCTGGGCGGCCAGTACTTTCACGTCTGGAAGTTCCGGACGATGGTCACCGACGCGGAGACCCAACTGGCCCGCCTCGAAAAATTCAACGAGTCCGAAGGCGGAGTGTTGTTCAAAATGAAAAACGATCCTCGCGTTACTTCCTTTGGGCAGTTTCTGCGCCGCACCAGCCTCGACGAGTTGCCTCAGCTGATTAACGTCTTGCTGGGACAGATGAGCTTGGTCGGTCCGCGGCCTCTACAGGAGCGTGATTGCCAGCGCGCCAGTGCGCTTTTCGATGCGCGCCGACTCGGTGCTCGCCTGTCGGTGCTGCCTGGGATGACTGGTCTGTGGCAGGTAGGTGGCCGCAGCGAATTGAGTTTTGAGCAGATGCTGGATCTCGATTTACAGTACGCAGAAACCTGGTCGTTGCGCCTTGATCTGGTCATTCTCTGGAAAACCGTTCAGGTTGTTTTGGTCAAGCGGGGAGCGTATTGATAGCGGCAAATATTGCCCTTCTGGAAGGACAGACATGCTGACGCAGAAACAACGAGCAGATGGCCGTACACGCGAACGGTACCGGGTGGCACTCATCCATACAAGTGCCGGAGTGATCTGGAGTGGGGGCTCGGAGATTTTCGCCATCGAGATGTCCCGGCGCCTCTCCGAATACTTCGATGTCGAGTTGCTCAGCGGCGAGCCGTGCGGCCCTCTGAGCACGCCCGTCGGCGCTGTCTCCCGCACTCGCTCTCGGGCTGTGTTTCGCCATCCGCTGCTTGCTCCACTGTGGCGGCGCTTTACGAACGTGCCTGAGCTGTGGTGGGAGTATCTAACTGGCTATTTTCCGACGGTTTCCCACTTGCTTAGAAAACCGGCCGACCTAGTCTTTCCCATCAACGGGTTGGGGGGGTTGGCGGCCGCCTGGACCGTGCGTGCCTTGATCGGCACGCCGCTGCTTTACACTGAGCATTGCGGCTTGTTGCGCAACGGTCGTGATCTACGGCGCAGCCTGGACTTTCGTCCGGATCGCCTGATTGCCCTTTCGACGGAGATTGCCGAGTTCGCTCGCCGACACCGGCCACAGCAGCCGGTAGCGGTGATTCCCAACGGTATCGATCTGGCTCGCTTTCGTCCGGAGGGCGAGTGCATCGAGCTTGGCCTGCCTGCGCCAGTGGTTTTGTGCGTCGCTTCTTTGCGCAAAGACGGCCACAAGCGCGTCAATCTAGCCATCGAAGCGGTTTCCCGCTTGCCAGGGGTCAGCTTGCTCATCTGCGGCGACGGCCTGGATCGCCCCTACTACAGCGCCCTAGCCGAGCGCTTGCTTGGGGCTGGGCGTTCTCGCATCGACTCGTTCCCGTTCGAGCAGATGCCGGCGGTCTATCGTTCGTGTCAGGCGTTTACCTTACCCTCGGTCGACGAACCCTGGGGGCTGGCTTACGTGGAGGCCATGGCCTCGGGGCTAGGGGTAGTTGCAACCGACGATGCCATGCGCCGCCATATTGTCGCAGATGCCGGTTTGCTGTGCGATGTCACGGACATCGACACATACGCCCGCTGCCTTAGGCAGGTACTTGCTGAAAATTGGCAGGAGCGCGCCTTGCGCAGCTCCCGCCGGTTTGGATGGGACCGGTTGGCTATCGACTACCGTGATGCCATCGTCGAGACCATCCAGGTGAAGCAAACCGCCTCCAAAAAAGCAGCGGATTGAGCGATGGTCCTCGCCTCACGGCAAGTCGATAACACGCCAATCCGGCGATTGGCGGTACCAGTTGGTATAGCCCATCTCGCGATTGTTCACCTGCGCGCCGTTCCAGGGGGCGTAGGCGTCCACCCACCAGTCGGCACCCAACTGCACCAGGGCCGGTCCACTGATTTTCATCCGCCCCTCGACGCGGCAGCCGCTGACGGTGTCCTGCGGCGACCAGGAAGCCCGCGGAGTGTTCATGTACCAGTGAAAAATTTTGTCGGGATGCTGGGAAAGTTTCAACACGACCGAGTCGTTCTGGGCGTTGTAGGTGTAGGGCATCGGCTCGGTCTCGCGGATGCTGTACCAACCCGAGCGCACGTACAGATGTCCATAGACCGAACCTTGATCGTCGGCGAGGAGCTTCTCGGTGCCGTTGATCGTGCACCAGAGTTTCATGTAGTCGATCTCGACGGTGGCTTCACCAGTTTTGCTGGTATCGACGATCGCCTGTCCCCAGTAGGTGATGGCCGTGAAACCGTCCGGGGGGGTGAGCGGTTCTTTGACGCAGGCGATGCGTTGGGGCACATCGCTCGGTACACCGGCGTCCGGCACGGTGAAGTCGTTGTAGCTGGTGATTTTGCCTGCAAACGTGTCGATGGTCACTTTGCCGGTACTTGCCGTGCAGGGCACTTGGGTCCGCAGCTCATTATGGCTGATGTATTCCCAGCGCTCGGCGTAGCCTTTGCCGAAGGCAACGCCTCCGATACCACTCAAGTTGATGCCCTTGATGGTGATATCAGTGGCAGGGTAGGCCGAACCTTGCAAAGGCGTGATGCTGGTAATACTCGGAGGATCGCTGGTGAAGGTATTCGAACTGGTGACGCTGCCACCGGAGGTGGTTATGGTAATCTTGCCGGTAACGTTGCCTACTTTGGTGGTGGCGGTTAGCTGAGAACTCGAATCGTAGGTAAAAGGAAGGTAAACGTTGCCGATCTTGAACGATTGCACTCCCTCGAAATTCGCTCCTTTAACCACTACTTTTGTTTCCGGTGGACCGCCGGCGGGCGAAAAGCTGCTGATGCTGGGCTTGGCGATGGTTACGGTGAAGGAGTTTGAACTGGTGAGACTGCCCGAAGATGCCTTCACCGTAATTTTGCCTGTCTCGGCGTTGGAGTTAATAGTGGCTGTTATCGTGCTGTCGGAAGTTTGTGTAAAGCTTACATTGCCTCCGCCAAATTGGACTGAGGAGACATCTTTGAAGCCTGAACCGTCGATGGTCACCGTTGTACCAATTGGACCACTTGAGGGTGAAAAACCAGAAATACCCGCCGCAAGCGCGCGCGAGCCGAGTTCTGGTAGACCCAGCAGTACCAATAGTGTGTAGAACAAAGCGCAATATGAGAGAATTGGCACTGGTCTGAACAGTTGAAGGTAATACATAACTATCTCCATGTCTCCGCTATCGGGGTGCTTCGGGTGGCATTACTGCGTAAAGTCTGCGCCAAGCGCAACACGTGGAGCCTTCAAAGCATTTAAGTTAAAGTCCTTGAAGGGGATCCTCACGCGCGAATGAAAAATACAAGCTGCCAGCAGACTGTGACATTCATCTCACGAAATCATTGCGATGTAAAACAAAATCCACTGTACAGGTGAGCCAATCAACCCAGATGAAAGCTGTGCCGTACCATACGACACGACTGGATCCTGGAGGATATACGATGCGTTCCGTACGCGGGTGCAGGCGTCTTTGGTCTTGCATCGGTATTTGCCGGCCCTTTCTGCCACATTGTTCCCAGTAGTTATACAAATTCAGTGAGGAGGCGGTGAGCCCAGTGAAGCGAATGTTTCCCCATCTGCAAAATTATGTACGGATGGTTAGAAAGGTTCTTGTCAGTGCTGCAAGCATTCGGCAACAGCCGCACAACCGATTCACCTCCGATGGGTACGAGGTGATTCCCGATTTTTTGAGTTCGGCCGAATCTCGGGAGATCATTGCATTTGCCCAAAGCTATGTACGAGGACATAGCTATGTGATCCCCCCGCAACACTACTGCGAGGATGAGCAAGATGGTGGGAAGTGCTACATGCATCATCGAGCTGAAAGCACCGATATAAACCTCGGCATGGTGCAGTTTATCAATGTTCAGAAACTGGATGAGCGCTACAGCCGCTTGCTGTATTCTGTCAAGACAATGCTTGAGAAGCGTACCGGCGAGACGCTGGTGGCCCAAAGCGCCGTCGTTCAACTGGACATGCCCGACCAGCAAACTAAGCGCCGATTGCACACCGACGGCCTGACCGTTCGGTATAAAGCTTTTTTGTACCTCAGCGATGTTCAAAACATCGACGACGGGCCGTACACGGTCATCGCCCACTCCCACAGGCACGTTGCTCGTAAACTTCTCAATCTGTTTTACGTCCGCTGGCGTTCACTCGGTTGGAGTCGAGAAAAAGTCAGCCGTTCCGACCAGTTCGGTGATATGGCGCTTTTCTACAATGAAAAGCAAACGATACCCATCCTTGGGCAGGCGGGCACGTTGATTCTTTCAAATCAACTGATTGTCCACCAGGGTGGATACAACACAAATCCGCGCTGGGCGCTGATTTTGCATTACATTCCTAGTAAGTTTTGGGATGGAAAGCCGTTCGACATGTACCAGAAAGATGTAGGATCACAAGGGTATCCCGACCAGCAAATGCTGGCGGAGGCATAGATACCTACAGACAGATTGATGGTCAATGAGAAATAGTGAGCTTGGCGTGAACCAGCCTGCTACGACTTTGGAGGGATGCGTATGTTGATTAGAAATCGTTGCCGATACTTGGTGGCCGTGCGCATGTCGGTGCTGACAGCGGGGTTGCTGGCGCTTGCTACTCTGGTGAGCTCCCCCGCCGCCAAAGCAAGCGGTAAGCTAAGTGTGAGAACTCCAGACTCTGAAATTGTCAACAATCGTGTGGTTTTCAGCACAGTCGACGAAGAGATTCGCTCCCCAAAATCGGTGACTTTGACAAACTCAGGCCTGGAACCTCTGACAATCAGCAGTCTTGTCCTCGGAGATTCGGATGAGATCGTCAATGCGGCGAACGGTCGCAGCGGAGACTACAAAAGAGCGGGCGACTTTCAGATACTGAATGCACCTGCTTTGCCTTTGGTGCTCGCACCGAACGCGTCACTCGAGCTATCGATTCAGTTTGCTCCCCAGCGTGGTTCGGGAATCATCCAGAACAGTTCTACGCATTCGACCAATGCCGAGAACTATGCGACGTTGAGTGTTAGTACTGATGACCCGGCACAGCCGATCTTCAAGATCCCGCTTGCAGGCCTCAACGCCGTTGGTTATGAGGGCAACAACGAGCCGGCGGCGGCGGAAATCTCGCGAAGCTTCGGCTGGAGCACCGTCATCGGCACCGAACTGCTCAAGATTGGTGGTGATAAAGCCCTCGTCGGTGAAGAACTTTACTCGCCTTACTGGGTTCGCGCCGATGCGAGCAAGCCTCTGCTCGCTTGGCCCCTTGCCAGGTATGCGGCGCGCAAAACCGGTTTGCAAGGCTACACAAAACTTCGGCCGAAATCTGGAGGAACCGATAACCAGATTTTGGTCTTTGAAGGCGGCAGCGACGAAAGCGGTGGTGAAAACCAGCGGTTGCTTCCGAAAATTTCGGTCGATGGGACCGACGTCGCCCCGACGGCTGGCACCATTGGGCGGTTTCCGAACGGCCCTTTCGGCATCAAGCTCGACAACGCTTACATCAATGATGCACAGAATACCCCTGACCAGCCCCACAACTGGCGCATATTCCCCGTGCGCGACAAAAATGGGGCGCTTGTGCCGAACCATTGGTATGGGATCGTCGACCCTGGTAATAAAAATCCCACCCCCGAATCGGGCAAGAATTACGACTATCAGGACGGCGTTTTCCTGCTTGCTAATGTAAGGCCGGAAAGCGCGTCGCTCAACCCTGCAACGCCCGGCCTAACGCCCGGCAACTCTGCTTTGATTCTCTTTTTTCGCTCGGCCGTGTCCGGCACCCTCACGGATGTCAACGGAGCGGGTCTGGGGTTTACCAGCACCCAGCGCAACAACAACGATACCTTCACTAGCACCCCTTCCTACAATGCGGGGTTGCTCCGCCTGAGCACCGCAAATACCGGCACGCTAGTCTTAACAACAGCTGACAGCAGCCCCAGCCGAACGGACAACAATCTTGTCAACGGTCTGCAACTAGCCTTTGACGGCAGAAGTGTACCTTTTACTGCCTCTGCTAAAATCCTAGGCCCGCTGTCCCAAATTGCGGTGCCGCCTTATCAGCAGGCAGGCATCTTTACAGGCCCCGATCAAGATAATTTCATCAAACTCGTAGCCAGGGCCACGGACACAAACACGATAGGTATCGAATTCTACCAGGAGCGACGAGCAGTGGGTACGACCATCAGTACTGTCTCGCTCGCTAACCCCTCGACCCTACAGTCGCTGGAGTTGTACCTGACGGCTGATCCCAACGGTTCCACCATCAGGTCGGCCTACCGCGCCGTTTATGCGGATTTAGACACGGGTGTGGTGAATCTGCCTGGAACCGTTACTCTGGCAGGTGGCGACAAAGGCCGCTACTTCGACTTGCAGAGCAAAGCCGGGATCATGGCATACAGCAAGGATTCTCCATCCATCCAGATTGTTTACGATAATTTCCAGGTTCTCAAGGCTAATCCCTGAGCTTGGCGTACAGGTCAAGTCATCGCTTGTAGCGACGCACGAGGACGACCGGTAATCTGCACCGGTCGTCCTTTCGAACGACAAGGCTCCAATCCAGGTAGACCTGAAGCTTGAAGCTGAAAAAAATTGCTCAACCGCTTGGTGCAAACCCATGTTGCCAACAGTACTGAATGTTTCTCAAAACTATTTCATTCGGGGAGGCTCAGACCGATATTTTTTCAGTCTGGGAGAGTTGCTGGAAAAATGGGGGCATCAGGTCATTCCATTTGCAGCCCGCCAACCAGAAAATTGCGAGACCCCCTGGGCACATTACTTTCCGGAACCGATTAACTTCACATCCCCTTCCGCAAGGGATCTTCTCCGCTTCGTGCACTCAAAACCAGCTGCAGATGCCTTGAGTCGCCTGCTTGGCGAGCACCGACCGGCGATTGCCCACCTGCACATCTACTACGGGCAACTGACCACATCGATTCTGCGGCCGTTGAAAGAGGCGGGGATCCCCATAGTGCAGACGCTGCACGAGTACAGGCTGGTCTGTCCGGTATCGACGCTGATGTCCGCCGACGGTCAGCTATGCCAGAGCTGCAACGGCAAAGATTTCTGGCAAGCCGTGGCAAAGCGGTGCAATCGGGGATCGCTGAGCCGCTCGTTGCTCAGTGCCGCCGAGTTGTATTACTCTCACGCCCTCGGCGGTGTCATCGACAAAGTCGATCGGTTCATCACCGTCAGCCATTTTCAAAGACGAAAACTGGCCGAATTGGGAATCCCGGCGCACAAGATGGTGACAGTACACAACTTTGTCGATGTTTCAAACATTCCCGTCAACCCCGGCAAGGGCGACTATTTTCTGTACTTTGGCCGCCTTGAGCGCTTGAAAGGGATCTTCACGCTCATTGAGGCGGCCGCACCACTGACAGAAGTACCGCTGTTGATCGTGGGCGATGGCGAGGCCCGTGAGGAGGTCGAAGCCACTGTGGCCCGCAGAGGCCTCTCCCACATCCGCGTCCTCGGGCCGAAGCGAGGCCGAGAACTGCAACAACTTATCGCAGACAGTTTGTGCTGCGTGCTGCCGTCGGAGTGGTACGAAAACTGCCCAATGGCCGTGCTGGAAGCGTATGCCCACAGCCGACCTCAGATCGGTGCCGACATCGGCGGAATCCCCGAATTGATCGAAGATGGCACCGACGGACTGCTCTTCGCACCCGGCGATAGTGAACACCTGCGCGAGTGCTTGCTTGCCATGGCCCGCGATCGGCGCAGGGCAATGGAGATGGGTCTGGCGGGAAGGCAGAAAATCGAGCGGTATTTCAGTCAAAATCACCACTACGAACAGATTGTCGGCGTCTACAACGATTTGATGGGCGCAAAGGTGCCCGTTCCGCGTTAAATGCTTTGTATTGCAAACATCGCCGCAGCGATCGTTTGCGGCGTCAATCCAGCAATTGAATCGCAAAGGTGTCCTCCCTATGGCTGTTCAGCAAATCGCACCAATCGTCAAAACCGAAGCGGGTGTATTGCCAAATCTGGTCATCGCCGGAGTTGTCAAAGGCGGCACG harbors:
- a CDS encoding oligosaccharide flippase family protein — encoded protein: MGNKIGWIKPLLNRLPLRGHLARGGMWLLSAFFFERGSQFLMQLLLARLLSPNEFGLWAMVLVLTNFSRLFRDGAVGSVLVQRGLEDKKLVDAVYSLGVNISFGMFILQALAGFPLSLFFDQPLLWPLTAFHALVFLINAGTGAHDAVMLRQQRFKDIAISDSAAGASRLLGAAICALCGGGVWSFAVAEVAYACTDAVTRRRMSGYRFAYAFKPDPEALKEVRRFITGMLGISMAAQANTSGDNLVIGRLLGAQALGYYNVAYQLAMVPVFAAAKTNRVHFSALSRMEPAECRPYVVRAIEQYGLIAAPINALSFVLAPWLIPFLYGADWVDAIKVFQLVLVFAYVRGTMQILGTSLTAAGKPGINARINWALVPLSIPAYLAGAWLGGIQGVALAVAVVMGPAALVWFWLAVCRTNGWRLGDLARPILLPPAVAVLAVASTWLVTLPIALEALMMLAFYLVSVTGLLIRLPKLRGQDKAYIQQDLANTTSKH
- a CDS encoding sugar transferase, whose product is METLTRKPEVRNLQMQQAVKRLLDLAGAALGLLLFAPIFAYIALRIRLDSPGPIFFRQQRMGLGGQYFHVWKFRTMVTDAETQLARLEKFNESEGGVLFKMKNDPRVTSFGQFLRRTSLDELPQLINVLLGQMSLVGPRPLQERDCQRASALFDARRLGARLSVLPGMTGLWQVGGRSELSFEQMLDLDLQYAETWSLRLDLVILWKTVQVVLVKRGAY
- a CDS encoding glycosyltransferase family 4 protein — translated: MLTQKQRADGRTRERYRVALIHTSAGVIWSGGSEIFAIEMSRRLSEYFDVELLSGEPCGPLSTPVGAVSRTRSRAVFRHPLLAPLWRRFTNVPELWWEYLTGYFPTVSHLLRKPADLVFPINGLGGLAAAWTVRALIGTPLLYTEHCGLLRNGRDLRRSLDFRPDRLIALSTEIAEFARRHRPQQPVAVIPNGIDLARFRPEGECIELGLPAPVVLCVASLRKDGHKRVNLAIEAVSRLPGVSLLICGDGLDRPYYSALAERLLGAGRSRIDSFPFEQMPAVYRSCQAFTLPSVDEPWGLAYVEAMASGLGVVATDDAMRRHIVADAGLLCDVTDIDTYARCLRQVLAENWQERALRSSRRFGWDRLAIDYRDAIVETIQVKQTASKKAAD
- a CDS encoding IPT/TIG domain-containing protein yields the protein MEIVMYYLQLFRPVPILSYCALFYTLLVLLGLPELGSRALAAGISGFSPSSGPIGTTVTIDGSGFKDVSSVQFGGGNVSFTQTSDSTITATINSNAETGKITVKASSGSLTSSNSFTVTIAKPSISSFSPAGGPPETKVVVKGANFEGVQSFKIGNVYLPFTYDSSSQLTATTKVGNVTGKITITTSGGSVTSSNTFTSDPPSITSITPLQGSAYPATDITIKGINLSGIGGVAFGKGYAERWEYISHNELRTQVPCTASTGKVTIDTFAGKITSYNDFTVPDAGVPSDVPQRIACVKEPLTPPDGFTAITYWGQAIVDTSKTGEATVEIDYMKLWCTINGTEKLLADDQGSVYGHLYVRSGWYSIRETEPMPYTYNAQNDSVVLKLSQHPDKIFHWYMNTPRASWSPQDTVSGCRVEGRMKISGPALVQLGADWWVDAYAPWNGAQVNNREMGYTNWYRQSPDWRVIDLP
- a CDS encoding glycosyltransferase family 4 protein, coding for MLPTVLNVSQNYFIRGGSDRYFFSLGELLEKWGHQVIPFAARQPENCETPWAHYFPEPINFTSPSARDLLRFVHSKPAADALSRLLGEHRPAIAHLHIYYGQLTTSILRPLKEAGIPIVQTLHEYRLVCPVSTLMSADGQLCQSCNGKDFWQAVAKRCNRGSLSRSLLSAAELYYSHALGGVIDKVDRFITVSHFQRRKLAELGIPAHKMVTVHNFVDVSNIPVNPGKGDYFLYFGRLERLKGIFTLIEAAAPLTEVPLLIVGDGEAREEVEATVARRGLSHIRVLGPKRGRELQQLIADSLCCVLPSEWYENCPMAVLEAYAHSRPQIGADIGGIPELIEDGTDGLLFAPGDSEHLRECLLAMARDRRRAMEMGLAGRQKIERYFSQNHHYEQIVGVYNDLMGAKVPVPR